One genomic window of Notamacropus eugenii isolate mMacEug1 chromosome 6, mMacEug1.pri_v2, whole genome shotgun sequence includes the following:
- the AKIP1 gene encoding A-kinase-interacting protein 1 isoform X2: MDHGPEERSLNWLDSATLKRLCRQSQELLQRAQARAAHWCSHVEGLREEGKPINLNTSFKSMVAYMDYVSSQCGRFHNSAREKAALNHVCRYHQNQLDPMSSSWVRQKKSTSHDPRESYQVTKTGPGPSRFDLESSRLGPGLSRFDPGSSRFDPGSSRFDPESSRLGPGPSRFDPGSSRFDPGSSRFGQGSSSSKSVTRTSSVDITIEVSPGTYAVTVGSPNVTTTHMIEVDSGQIIDLSFPL, translated from the exons ATGGACCACGGCCCCGAGGAGCGTTCACTGAACTGGCTGGACAGCGCAACCCTGAAGCGCCTTTGCAGGCAAAGCCAGGAGCTGCTGCAGCGGGCGCAGGCCAGAGCTGCCCACTGGTGCTCACACGTGGAAGGTCTTCGG GAAGAAGGGAAACCGATAAACCTCAATACTTCATTCAAATCGATGGTGGCATACATGGATTATGTTTCAAGTCAGTGTGGG AGGTTTCATAATTCTGCACGAGAAAAGGCAGCGCTGAATCATGTCTGCAGATATCACCAAAACCAGTTGGACCCAATGTCCTCTTCCTGGGTGAGACAG AAAAAATCCACATCCCATGACCCTAGAGAGAGCTACCAAGTAACAAAGACTGGCCCAGGACCATCCAGGTTTGACCTAGAATCATCTCGGCTTGGCCCAGGACTATCGAGATTTGATCCAGGATCATCCAGGTTTGATCCCGGATCATCCAGGTTTGACCCAGAATCATCTCGGCTTGGTCCAGGACCATCAAGGTTTGATCCAGGATCATCCAGGTTTGACCCAGGATCTTCCAGGTTTGGCCAAGGGTCATCTTCATCCAAGTCTGTG ACCAGAACAAGTTCCGTGGACATCACAATAGAAGTTTCTCCAGGGACCTATGCTGTCACAGTGGGGTCCCCTAATGTAACCACAACACACATGATAGAGGTTGATTCAGGGCAAATCATTGATCTGAGTTTCCCCCTTTAA
- the AKIP1 gene encoding A-kinase-interacting protein 1 isoform X1 — protein sequence MAAPLGGVIAQGRMDHGPEERSLNWLDSATLKRLCRQSQELLQRAQARAAHWCSHVEGLREEGKPINLNTSFKSMVAYMDYVSSQCGRFHNSAREKAALNHVCRYHQNQLDPMSSSWVRQKKSTSHDPRESYQVTKTGPGPSRFDLESSRLGPGLSRFDPGSSRFDPGSSRFDPESSRLGPGPSRFDPGSSRFDPGSSRFGQGSSSSKSVTRTSSVDITIEVSPGTYAVTVGSPNVTTTHMIEVDSGQIIDLSFPL from the exons ATGGCTGCGCCCCTTGGTGGGGTAATCGCCCAG GGTAGGATGGACCACGGCCCCGAGGAGCGTTCACTGAACTGGCTGGACAGCGCAACCCTGAAGCGCCTTTGCAGGCAAAGCCAGGAGCTGCTGCAGCGGGCGCAGGCCAGAGCTGCCCACTGGTGCTCACACGTGGAAGGTCTTCGG GAAGAAGGGAAACCGATAAACCTCAATACTTCATTCAAATCGATGGTGGCATACATGGATTATGTTTCAAGTCAGTGTGGG AGGTTTCATAATTCTGCACGAGAAAAGGCAGCGCTGAATCATGTCTGCAGATATCACCAAAACCAGTTGGACCCAATGTCCTCTTCCTGGGTGAGACAG AAAAAATCCACATCCCATGACCCTAGAGAGAGCTACCAAGTAACAAAGACTGGCCCAGGACCATCCAGGTTTGACCTAGAATCATCTCGGCTTGGCCCAGGACTATCGAGATTTGATCCAGGATCATCCAGGTTTGATCCCGGATCATCCAGGTTTGACCCAGAATCATCTCGGCTTGGTCCAGGACCATCAAGGTTTGATCCAGGATCATCCAGGTTTGACCCAGGATCTTCCAGGTTTGGCCAAGGGTCATCTTCATCCAAGTCTGTG ACCAGAACAAGTTCCGTGGACATCACAATAGAAGTTTCTCCAGGGACCTATGCTGTCACAGTGGGGTCCCCTAATGTAACCACAACACACATGATAGAGGTTGATTCAGGGCAAATCATTGATCTGAGTTTCCCCCTTTAA
- the AKIP1 gene encoding A-kinase-interacting protein 1 isoform X3 codes for MAAPLGGVIAQGRMDHGPEERSLNWLDSATLKRLCRQSQELLQRAQARAAHWCSHVEGLREEGKPINLNTSFKSMVAYMDYVSSQCGRFHNSAREKAALNHVCRYHQNQLDPMSSSWVRQKKSTSHDPRESYQVTKTGPGPSRFDLESSRLGPGLSRFDPGSSRFDPGSSRFDPESSRLGPGPSRFDPGSSRFDPGSSRFGQGSSSSKSVQREVLQPSSPPFYRCGN; via the exons ATGGCTGCGCCCCTTGGTGGGGTAATCGCCCAG GGTAGGATGGACCACGGCCCCGAGGAGCGTTCACTGAACTGGCTGGACAGCGCAACCCTGAAGCGCCTTTGCAGGCAAAGCCAGGAGCTGCTGCAGCGGGCGCAGGCCAGAGCTGCCCACTGGTGCTCACACGTGGAAGGTCTTCGG GAAGAAGGGAAACCGATAAACCTCAATACTTCATTCAAATCGATGGTGGCATACATGGATTATGTTTCAAGTCAGTGTGGG AGGTTTCATAATTCTGCACGAGAAAAGGCAGCGCTGAATCATGTCTGCAGATATCACCAAAACCAGTTGGACCCAATGTCCTCTTCCTGGGTGAGACAG AAAAAATCCACATCCCATGACCCTAGAGAGAGCTACCAAGTAACAAAGACTGGCCCAGGACCATCCAGGTTTGACCTAGAATCATCTCGGCTTGGCCCAGGACTATCGAGATTTGATCCAGGATCATCCAGGTTTGATCCCGGATCATCCAGGTTTGACCCAGAATCATCTCGGCTTGGTCCAGGACCATCAAGGTTTGATCCAGGATCATCCAGGTTTGACCCAGGATCTTCCAGGTTTGGCCAAGGGTCATCTTCATCCAAGTCTGTG CAGAGAGAGGTACTACAGCcatcatcacccccattttacagatgtggaaattga